Proteins co-encoded in one Coxiella burnetii genomic window:
- the gyrA gene encoding DNA gyrase subunit A — protein MVMAEAAHEIIPITIEEELKQSYLDYAMSVIVGRALPDVRDGLKPVHRRVLYAMSELGNDWNKPNKKSARIVGDVIGKYHPHGDVAVYDTIVRMAQPFSLRYLLIDGQGNFGSVDGDAPAAMRYTEIRLSRFAHALMADLDKETVDFAPNYDETEMAPAVLPTRVPNLLINGASGIAVGMATNIPPHNLNEIINATLALIENPDLNVEELMRHIPGPDFPTAGIINGRNGIVQAYKTGRGRIYVRAKTEIETTKSGRSLIVVHELPYQVNKARLLEKIGELVREKRIEGISGLRDESDKRGMRMVIEVSRGDNAEIVLNNLYAQTQLQTVFGINMVALDNGQPRVLNLKQLLSAFLQHRREVVTRRTLFELRKARERAHILEGLGVALANIDEVIALIKKAKTPAIAKENLLAQAWKPGAVADFLKKAGSDRTRPDDLAAEFGLRKEGYYLSPAQAQAILDLRLHRLTGLETDKIREEYIAIIDKIEELIAIVSDPDKLHEVIREELIAVKEQFGDERRTVIIDDHSDLTHEDLIPEEHRVVTLSHEGYIKSQSLSSYQAQHRGGRGKLAAAVKEQDFVKNILVANSHDTILCFSTQGKVYWLKVYQVPQGSRIARGRPIINLLPLVKDEQISAILPIRAYDGSHFVFMATAQGAIKKVSLAEFSQPRTKGKIALALNEGDRLVGVDITDGKKEIMLVTDAGKAIRFHEKEVREMGRSARGVRGIKLKAKQNVIALIVVKPKGNILTATVHGYGQRTALDDYRSTGRGGQGVMAIRINSRNGKVVSAAQVFDDDDVLLISDKGTLVRTRVNEISQMGRNTQGVRLIQLSQDELLVGMEAISAELIEEPSP, from the coding sequence TTGGTCATGGCGGAAGCGGCGCACGAGATTATTCCAATCACTATTGAAGAAGAACTCAAGCAATCGTACCTCGATTATGCGATGAGTGTTATCGTAGGGCGTGCGCTGCCTGATGTGCGTGATGGGTTAAAGCCGGTGCACCGGCGTGTGCTATATGCCATGAGTGAATTAGGCAATGATTGGAATAAGCCGAATAAAAAATCCGCTCGAATTGTCGGGGATGTAATTGGTAAATACCATCCGCATGGCGATGTTGCCGTTTATGACACGATTGTTCGGATGGCCCAGCCTTTTAGCTTGCGTTATTTGCTGATCGATGGTCAAGGTAACTTTGGTTCTGTAGATGGGGATGCGCCGGCAGCCATGCGTTACACCGAGATTCGATTATCCCGCTTTGCGCATGCTTTGATGGCCGATCTTGATAAGGAAACGGTCGATTTTGCTCCTAATTACGATGAAACGGAAATGGCCCCCGCGGTCCTCCCGACGCGAGTTCCAAATCTGCTCATTAACGGGGCTTCCGGTATTGCAGTGGGAATGGCTACTAATATTCCTCCTCATAATTTAAATGAAATTATCAATGCGACTTTGGCATTGATTGAAAATCCTGACTTAAATGTCGAAGAATTAATGCGCCATATTCCTGGCCCGGATTTTCCAACGGCAGGCATCATCAATGGTCGTAACGGTATTGTCCAAGCCTATAAAACTGGGCGGGGTCGAATTTATGTGCGTGCGAAAACCGAAATTGAAACCACAAAAAGCGGACGATCGCTAATTGTTGTGCACGAGTTACCTTATCAAGTCAACAAAGCCCGTTTATTAGAAAAAATCGGTGAGTTAGTTCGTGAAAAACGCATTGAAGGTATTTCGGGGTTACGGGATGAATCCGATAAACGCGGTATGCGCATGGTGATCGAGGTTAGCCGGGGAGATAACGCCGAAATTGTGCTCAACAATTTATATGCACAAACGCAACTGCAAACCGTGTTTGGAATTAATATGGTGGCGCTGGATAATGGTCAACCGCGTGTTTTAAATTTAAAACAATTATTAAGCGCTTTTTTACAGCACCGCCGCGAAGTAGTGACTCGACGGACCCTTTTTGAATTGCGAAAAGCACGAGAAAGAGCGCATATTTTAGAAGGATTAGGCGTTGCGTTAGCCAACATTGACGAAGTGATTGCACTCATTAAAAAGGCGAAAACGCCAGCCATTGCTAAAGAAAATTTATTAGCGCAAGCTTGGAAGCCGGGGGCCGTTGCTGATTTTTTGAAAAAAGCCGGCAGCGATCGAACCCGGCCTGATGATTTAGCAGCAGAATTTGGACTGCGAAAAGAGGGTTATTACCTATCTCCCGCACAAGCGCAAGCGATTTTGGATTTGCGATTGCATCGTTTGACCGGCCTTGAAACCGATAAAATCCGAGAGGAATACATAGCGATTATCGACAAAATCGAAGAATTAATTGCAATCGTTTCTGATCCCGATAAGTTACATGAGGTAATTCGAGAGGAATTGATCGCTGTAAAAGAACAATTCGGTGATGAGCGACGCACCGTTATTATTGATGATCATTCTGACTTAACACATGAAGATTTAATTCCTGAAGAACATAGGGTTGTAACCTTATCCCATGAAGGTTATATCAAATCGCAATCGTTGAGCAGTTATCAAGCGCAACATCGCGGTGGGCGCGGTAAATTGGCTGCTGCCGTAAAAGAACAGGATTTTGTAAAAAATATTTTAGTGGCCAATAGCCACGATACAATTTTATGCTTTTCGACTCAGGGAAAAGTTTATTGGCTTAAGGTTTATCAAGTGCCGCAAGGTAGCCGTATAGCGCGCGGACGACCGATAATTAATTTATTACCCCTCGTTAAAGACGAACAAATTTCTGCTATTTTGCCGATACGCGCCTATGATGGATCGCATTTCGTTTTTATGGCCACCGCGCAAGGCGCTATAAAAAAAGTATCTTTGGCTGAATTTTCACAACCGCGTACAAAGGGTAAAATTGCCTTGGCGTTGAACGAAGGCGATCGTTTAGTGGGTGTTGACATTACCGATGGAAAAAAAGAAATTATGTTGGTGACCGATGCCGGAAAAGCCATTCGTTTTCACGAAAAGGAAGTTCGCGAAATGGGTCGTTCAGCGCGAGGCGTTCGTGGCATTAAACTAAAAGCCAAACAAAATGTGATTGCGTTAATTGTTGTAAAACCCAAAGGGAATATATTGACGGCCACCGTGCACGGTTACGGGCAGCGTACCGCATTGGATGATTATCGCTCCACCGGTCGAGGCGGGCAGGGTGTGATGGCGATACGGATTAATTCCCGCAATGGAAAGGTGGTTTCCGCTGCGCAGGTGTTTGATGACGACGATGTATTGCTCATTAGTGATAAAGGAACGTTAGTGCGAACTCGCGTGAACGAAATTTCGCAAATGGGGCGCAATACCCAGGGCGTGCGATTGATTCAACTTTCACAAGATGAGTTATTAGTGGGTATGGAAGCGATTTCGGCAGAATTGATTGAAGAACCCTCTCCCTAA
- the serC gene encoding 3-phosphoserine/phosphohydroxythreonine transaminase yields the protein MSRVYNFSAGPAAIPEEVLFTVRDELLDWHGIGMSIAEVSHRGEEFIGVAEEAERDLRELLAVPESYHILFLQGGSRLQFDMVPMNLLANHKKAVYIDSGVWSNLAIREAKNYCDPHLATNAKELNYTGIPDQATWDMPNEAAYFYYVDNETVNGIEFPFIPDTDLTLVCDMSSNLLSRPFDVSRYGLIFACAQKNMGLAGLTIVIVHDDLLKRSPLPTTPSYLQYALHAKERSFINTPPTFAWYLAGLIFKWVKNQGGVAVLAERNQRKAAKLYKFIDKSNFFDNPINPTYRSRMNVIFRLADERLNSLFLKEATENGLANLKGHRLLGGMRASIYNAMTEEGVDALINFMGQFEKRHG from the coding sequence ATGTCTCGCGTATACAATTTTTCAGCTGGTCCAGCAGCTATTCCCGAAGAAGTTTTGTTTACTGTACGTGATGAATTATTGGATTGGCATGGCATTGGCATGTCTATTGCGGAAGTTTCCCATCGTGGTGAGGAGTTTATTGGAGTCGCTGAGGAAGCTGAGCGCGATTTGCGGGAATTGCTGGCTGTTCCTGAATCCTATCATATTCTTTTTTTACAAGGGGGCTCCCGATTACAATTCGATATGGTGCCGATGAACTTGCTGGCTAATCATAAAAAAGCGGTTTATATCGATTCGGGTGTTTGGTCGAATCTCGCAATCCGAGAAGCAAAAAATTATTGTGACCCTCACTTGGCGACGAATGCGAAAGAACTCAATTACACAGGCATACCTGATCAAGCGACGTGGGATATGCCTAATGAAGCTGCTTATTTCTATTATGTCGATAATGAAACGGTAAACGGCATTGAATTTCCTTTTATTCCTGACACCGATTTAACGTTGGTGTGTGACATGTCATCCAATTTGTTATCTCGACCGTTTGATGTTTCTCGTTACGGTTTGATTTTTGCTTGCGCTCAAAAAAACATGGGTCTGGCAGGGTTAACCATTGTTATCGTCCATGACGACTTATTAAAACGATCGCCGCTGCCGACAACACCAAGCTATTTACAATATGCTTTACACGCGAAAGAACGTTCTTTTATAAACACACCGCCGACATTTGCCTGGTATCTAGCCGGCCTTATTTTTAAATGGGTAAAAAACCAAGGGGGTGTAGCGGTGCTGGCGGAGCGTAATCAACGAAAAGCCGCTAAACTCTATAAATTTATTGATAAGAGTAATTTTTTTGACAATCCTATTAATCCCACTTACCGTTCACGAATGAACGTCATTTTTAGATTAGCGGATGAAAGATTGAATTCGCTCTTTTTAAAAGAAGCAACGGAAAACGGATTGGCTAATTTAAAAGGTCATCGTCTTTTAGGCGGCATGCGCGCTAGCATTTACAATGCCATGACAGAAGAAGGCGTTGACGCATTGATTAATTTTATGGGCCAATTCGAAAAGCGGCACGGCTAA
- the aroA gene encoding 3-phosphoshikimate 1-carboxyvinyltransferase, protein MDYQTIPSQGLSGEICVPGDKSISHRAVLLAAIAEGQTQVDGFLMGADNLAMVSALQQMGASIQVIEDENILVVEGVGMTGLQAPPEALDCGNSGTAIRLLSGLLAGQPFNTVLTGDSSLQRRPMKRIIDPLTLMGAKIDSTGNVPPLKIYGNPRLTGIHYQLPMASAQVKSCLLLAGLYARGKTCITEPAPSRDHTERLLKHFHYTLQKDKQSICVSGGGKLKANDISIPGDISSAAFFIVAATITPGSAIRLCRVGVNPTRLGVINLLKMMGADIEVTHYTEKNEEPTADITVRHARLKGIDIPPDQVPLTIDEFPVLLIAAAVAQGKTVLRDAAELRVKETDRIAAMVDGLQKLGIAAESLPDGVIIQGGTLEGGEVNSYDDHRIAMAFAVAGTLAKGPVRIRNCDNVKTSFPNFVELANEVGMNVKGVRGRGGF, encoded by the coding sequence ATGGATTATCAAACTATTCCTTCACAAGGCTTAAGCGGTGAAATTTGTGTTCCCGGCGATAAATCCATTTCACACCGCGCTGTGCTATTGGCGGCTATTGCGGAAGGGCAAACACAGGTCGATGGTTTTTTAATGGGGGCTGATAACCTGGCAATGGTGAGTGCTCTTCAACAAATGGGCGCTTCTATTCAGGTTATTGAAGATGAAAATATTTTAGTGGTTGAAGGGGTTGGCATGACAGGTCTCCAAGCGCCGCCCGAAGCTTTAGATTGTGGTAATTCGGGAACAGCTATTCGCTTATTGTCAGGGCTGCTAGCCGGACAACCTTTTAATACGGTATTGACAGGAGATTCGTCTTTGCAGCGCCGTCCGATGAAACGCATCATTGATCCTTTGACTTTAATGGGCGCAAAAATCGACTCAACAGGTAACGTCCCCCCACTGAAAATTTATGGAAATCCACGGCTAACTGGAATTCACTATCAGCTTCCTATGGCAAGCGCACAGGTGAAATCCTGCTTATTATTAGCGGGATTGTATGCGCGAGGAAAAACATGTATTACAGAACCCGCCCCTTCGCGTGATCACACCGAACGATTACTGAAACATTTTCATTACACTCTACAAAAAGACAAGCAGAGTATTTGTGTTAGCGGCGGCGGAAAGTTAAAGGCTAACGATATCTCGATACCAGGTGACATTTCATCCGCCGCTTTTTTTATAGTGGCGGCCACGATCACACCGGGCTCTGCTATTCGCTTATGCCGCGTGGGCGTTAACCCAACGCGATTAGGCGTGATTAATTTATTAAAAATGATGGGTGCAGATATTGAAGTTACTCATTACACGGAAAAAAACGAGGAACCAACAGCGGATATCACGGTGCGACACGCAAGGTTAAAAGGTATTGATATCCCGCCAGATCAAGTGCCATTAACCATCGATGAATTTCCTGTTTTGCTTATTGCCGCAGCGGTCGCCCAGGGGAAAACGGTATTGCGAGACGCCGCCGAATTACGGGTTAAAGAGACCGACCGTATCGCGGCGATGGTAGATGGGTTACAAAAATTGGGTATAGCAGCAGAGTCTTTACCAGACGGTGTGATTATCCAAGGAGGAACGCTGGAAGGTGGGGAGGTTAACAGTTACGATGACCACCGCATTGCCATGGCATTTGCGGTTGCGGGGACCTTGGCGAAAGGCCCTGTTAGAATTCGCAATTGTGACAACGTAAAGACGTCGTTTCCCAATTTTGTTGAATTAGCAAACGAGGTAGGAATGAATGTCAAAGGCGTAAGGGGGAGAGGTGGTTTTTAA
- the cmk gene encoding (d)CMP kinase produces the protein MNARQKPAPVITIDGPSGSGKGTIAFRIAQTLNWYLLDSGIIYRAIAWAMAHYKVPLEDSAGLARLLKRVQISIENRILGKKAKISCDGHDITLAIRSEECGALASRASALPIVREAVLQYQRDFRQRPGLVADGRDMGTVVFPDAVLKFYFDADSQQRAYRRYKELQDRGINVSLPDIQEDLEERDRRDITRSISPTKPAEDAVIIDTTHLSIEAVFATVMNHVRQRGLANVANEK, from the coding sequence ATGAACGCTCGACAAAAGCCAGCACCTGTTATTACCATTGATGGACCCTCAGGTTCTGGTAAAGGGACGATTGCTTTTCGAATTGCTCAAACATTGAACTGGTATCTCTTGGATAGTGGAATTATCTATCGCGCCATCGCGTGGGCAATGGCGCATTACAAAGTTCCACTGGAGGATTCCGCCGGGTTGGCGCGCCTTTTAAAACGGGTTCAGATTAGCATTGAAAATCGGATATTGGGTAAAAAGGCCAAAATAAGTTGTGATGGTCACGATATCACTTTAGCGATCCGCTCCGAGGAGTGTGGCGCGTTAGCTTCTAGGGCCTCTGCTTTACCCATCGTGCGCGAGGCGGTTCTTCAGTACCAACGCGATTTTCGCCAGCGCCCTGGCTTGGTAGCCGACGGCCGGGATATGGGAACGGTAGTTTTTCCTGATGCCGTCTTAAAATTTTATTTTGATGCAGACTCACAACAACGGGCCTATAGACGTTATAAGGAGTTGCAAGACCGGGGGATTAATGTTAGCCTCCCCGACATCCAGGAAGATTTGGAGGAGCGCGATCGTCGTGATATTACTCGCTCTATTTCTCCAACGAAGCCTGCAGAAGATGCTGTAATTATCGATACAACTCATTTAAGTATCGAAGCAGTTTTCGCGACGGTCATGAATCATGTCCGACAGCGCGGATTGGCCAACGTAGCCAATGAAAAATAG
- the rpsA gene encoding 30S ribosomal protein S1, translating to MSETFAELFEKSLTETDLRPGALVKATVVEVRPDRVIVNAGLKSEGIIPASEFRNEEPHVGDEFFVVIEASDNGFGETRLSREKARRAKAWSELEKAYKAGEMVKGVIIERVKGGFTVDLNSVRAFLPGSLVDVKPVRDPGYLEDKEIDFKIIKMDQRRNNVVVSRRAVMEAETSAERQARLEELQEGQEIKGVIKNITDYGAFVDLGGVDGLLHITDMAWGRVKHPSDLLNVGDEVHVKVLKFDRDKKRVSLGMKQLADDPWAKIERRYPVNSRVFGKVTNITDYGCFVKLEEGVEGLVHTSELDWTNKNIHPSKVVQSGEEVEVMVLEIDEERRRISLGIKQCKRNPWQEFAEKHEKDEKITGKVRSITDFGMFIGLEGDIDGLVHLSDISWTESGEEAIRNYKKGDEVQAVILGIDPERERISLGIKQLEGDPFMEFVESYDKDAVIQAKVKEVESKQAVLELADQVLGQMRLADYTYDRVKDLTQELNVGDEVAVKIVNVDRKNRLINVSHKAVEGRSEKGTRTVSDVPTKTTLGDLLKEKIQSKDE from the coding sequence ATGAGTGAAACCTTTGCTGAATTATTTGAAAAAAGCTTAACGGAAACCGACTTACGTCCTGGAGCCTTGGTCAAGGCTACTGTTGTTGAAGTCCGTCCCGACCGCGTCATTGTTAATGCCGGACTTAAATCCGAGGGGATTATTCCCGCTTCCGAATTTCGTAATGAAGAACCCCACGTAGGTGATGAATTTTTTGTTGTCATCGAAGCCTCCGATAATGGTTTTGGTGAAACCCGTCTCTCGCGCGAAAAAGCGCGACGCGCTAAAGCGTGGAGCGAGCTCGAAAAGGCTTACAAAGCAGGTGAGATGGTGAAAGGGGTCATTATTGAGCGCGTAAAAGGTGGTTTTACCGTGGATTTAAACTCCGTTCGCGCCTTTTTGCCAGGGTCGTTGGTGGATGTAAAACCTGTTCGCGATCCGGGCTATTTAGAAGATAAAGAAATCGATTTTAAAATCATCAAGATGGATCAACGCCGAAATAACGTAGTGGTTTCGCGCCGTGCGGTAATGGAAGCGGAAACCAGCGCAGAACGTCAAGCGCGTCTTGAAGAATTGCAAGAAGGCCAAGAAATTAAAGGGGTGATTAAAAACATCACCGATTACGGGGCTTTCGTTGATTTAGGTGGAGTAGACGGTCTATTGCACATCACTGATATGGCTTGGGGGCGCGTCAAGCACCCGAGCGATCTCCTTAACGTCGGTGACGAAGTACACGTTAAAGTCCTCAAATTCGACCGTGATAAAAAGCGTGTTTCTTTAGGAATGAAACAATTGGCCGACGATCCGTGGGCGAAGATTGAACGTCGTTACCCCGTCAATTCTCGCGTATTTGGAAAAGTGACCAATATTACGGATTATGGGTGCTTCGTTAAATTGGAAGAAGGCGTTGAAGGATTGGTCCATACTTCTGAATTGGATTGGACAAACAAAAATATCCACCCCAGTAAGGTAGTCCAGTCAGGCGAAGAGGTTGAGGTGATGGTGCTTGAAATTGACGAGGAACGCCGTCGTATTTCTTTAGGCATCAAACAATGCAAGCGGAACCCATGGCAAGAATTTGCAGAAAAACACGAAAAAGATGAAAAAATTACGGGTAAAGTTCGATCAATCACCGACTTTGGAATGTTCATCGGATTAGAAGGCGACATCGATGGACTTGTCCACTTGTCCGATATCTCGTGGACAGAAAGTGGTGAAGAAGCCATTCGTAACTATAAGAAAGGCGATGAAGTGCAAGCCGTTATTCTGGGAATTGACCCAGAACGTGAACGAATTTCTTTGGGGATCAAACAACTGGAAGGCGATCCTTTCATGGAATTCGTAGAAAGTTACGACAAAGACGCTGTGATTCAGGCTAAAGTTAAGGAAGTGGAAAGCAAACAAGCCGTCTTAGAGCTTGCGGATCAAGTATTGGGTCAAATGCGGTTAGCGGATTACACTTACGACCGTGTAAAAGATTTAACACAAGAGCTGAACGTGGGTGATGAAGTGGCTGTTAAAATTGTTAACGTTGATCGTAAGAATCGACTTATCAATGTCTCGCATAAAGCTGTAGAAGGTCGCTCGGAAAAGGGCACGCGCACTGTATCCGACGTGCCAACGAAAACCACGTTAGGCGACTTGCTCAAGGAGAAAATCCAGAGTAAAGACGAATAG
- a CDS encoding lipopolysaccharide assembly protein LapA domain-containing protein yields the protein MRYILYLFWIFIILLGITFAALNPQKVALNYYLDIKTVQLPLLILVTLLIGAILGILAVLPALIKNKHTARHLKSKVKQIEAEVQNLRTIPIKDVH from the coding sequence ATGCGATATATTTTATATCTCTTCTGGATTTTTATTATTCTCTTGGGGATCACCTTTGCCGCGTTGAATCCTCAAAAAGTAGCACTCAATTATTATTTGGATATAAAAACAGTCCAATTGCCTTTGCTAATTTTAGTAACATTATTAATCGGCGCAATTTTAGGTATTTTAGCGGTTCTACCGGCTTTAATTAAGAATAAGCACACCGCCCGTCATCTTAAATCCAAAGTAAAGCAAATCGAAGCCGAAGTGCAAAATTTACGAACGATCCCCATCAAGGACGTTCATTGA
- the lapB gene encoding lipopolysaccharide assembly protein LapB, producing the protein MMIAQALFLLLPMAAAGGWFAARRVSFKNDPKLLPTLRQDYFKGLNYLINEQPDKAVDVFIKLLEVDTDTVETHLALGSLFRRRGEVDRAIRVHQNLIARPQLAKEHRFHALSELGQDYLRAGVLDRAERLFLELVEMGEENQGSLRFLLHIYQQEKDWQKAIETAQKLLACGEPVHAIIAQYHCELAEQMIDTGRTSQAVQCLKRAQAIDSNCVRASLIQGRLESENAHYREAIRCYKRVVEQDPDYISEAVGPLVDCYQRLGEENKLVAYLEDCLMRYPRISLVLAISDHLQHRHGEKAAIEFIAQQIQRQPSLRGLTHLVGLYLLNSSGDTRDKLLILQNFMKKLLKNKPIYRCSHCGFSGKMLYWLCPSCQHWNTVRPIQGLEGN; encoded by the coding sequence TTGATGATAGCGCAAGCGTTATTTTTGCTTTTGCCAATGGCCGCCGCCGGCGGATGGTTTGCAGCGCGACGCGTATCATTTAAAAACGATCCTAAATTGTTGCCTACTTTACGCCAAGATTATTTTAAAGGTTTGAATTATTTAATTAACGAACAGCCGGACAAAGCTGTCGATGTTTTTATTAAATTGCTTGAAGTCGACACAGACACAGTAGAAACGCATTTAGCACTGGGTAGTCTCTTTCGTCGGCGGGGCGAAGTGGACCGTGCTATTCGTGTCCACCAAAACTTAATAGCTCGGCCGCAATTAGCCAAAGAACATCGTTTTCACGCTTTATCGGAATTGGGTCAGGATTATTTACGCGCCGGCGTGCTTGACCGCGCTGAACGGTTGTTTCTTGAGTTAGTAGAGATGGGTGAGGAAAATCAAGGCAGCTTGCGCTTTTTGTTGCACATCTATCAGCAAGAAAAAGACTGGCAAAAGGCCATTGAAACGGCCCAAAAATTACTCGCGTGTGGCGAACCAGTTCACGCTATTATTGCACAATACCATTGTGAGCTGGCTGAGCAAATGATTGATACAGGGCGGACTTCCCAAGCGGTGCAATGTTTAAAACGAGCCCAAGCCATCGATTCGAATTGTGTGCGTGCAAGCCTTATTCAAGGGCGCCTAGAAAGCGAAAACGCGCACTATCGAGAGGCTATTCGCTGTTATAAACGAGTCGTTGAGCAAGATCCTGATTATATTTCGGAAGCCGTAGGCCCATTAGTCGATTGTTATCAGCGGCTGGGGGAAGAAAATAAATTAGTGGCTTATCTCGAAGACTGTCTCATGCGTTACCCAAGAATTTCATTGGTATTGGCCATTTCGGATCATTTACAACATCGACACGGAGAAAAAGCGGCTATAGAATTTATCGCGCAACAAATTCAGCGCCAGCCATCCTTGCGCGGTTTAACGCATTTAGTAGGATTATATTTACTTAATTCCAGCGGCGATACGCGAGATAAATTATTAATTTTGCAAAATTTCATGAAAAAATTATTGAAAAATAAACCCATCTATCGTTGTTCTCATTGCGGATTTTCGGGAAAAATGTTGTATTGGCTCTGTCCCAGTTGCCAACATTGGAATACCGTAAGGCCCATTCAAGGTTTAGAAGGTAATTGA
- the pyrF gene encoding orotidine-5'-phosphate decarboxylase, whose amino-acid sequence MEKPDPKVIVAIDAGTVEQARAQINPLTPELCHLKIGSILFTRYGPAFVEELMQKGYRIFLDLKFYDIPQTVAGACRAVAELGVWMMNIHISGGRTMMETVVNALQSITLKEKPLLIGVTILTSLDGSDLKTLGIQEKVPDIVCRMATLAKSAGLDGVVCSAQEAALLRKQFDRNFLLVTPGIRLETDEKGDQKRVMTPRAAIQAGSDYLVIGRPITQSTDPLKALEAIDKDIKTR is encoded by the coding sequence ATGGAAAAACCAGACCCAAAAGTTATTGTGGCCATCGATGCTGGGACGGTGGAGCAAGCCCGAGCACAAATAAACCCATTAACCCCTGAATTATGTCACCTTAAAATCGGCAGTATTCTATTTACACGTTACGGGCCGGCATTTGTCGAGGAATTAATGCAGAAAGGGTATCGCATTTTTCTCGATTTGAAATTTTATGATATTCCACAAACGGTGGCAGGCGCTTGCCGAGCGGTCGCAGAGCTTGGCGTGTGGATGATGAATATTCATATATCCGGTGGACGCACGATGATGGAAACGGTCGTGAATGCGTTGCAATCAATTACTTTAAAGGAAAAACCTTTATTAATCGGGGTCACTATTTTAACAAGCCTAGACGGTAGTGATTTAAAAACATTAGGGATACAAGAGAAGGTTCCTGATATCGTTTGTCGTATGGCAACCCTTGCCAAAAGCGCTGGGTTGGATGGGGTGGTTTGTTCAGCTCAAGAGGCGGCATTGCTGCGTAAACAATTCGATAGAAATTTTTTGTTAGTTACTCCTGGCATCCGTTTAGAAACCGATGAAAAAGGTGATCAAAAACGTGTAATGACTCCACGAGCGGCTATCCAAGCTGGCAGTGATTATTTAGTAATTGGCAGGCCCATCACGCAATCCACAGATCCTTTAAAGGCATTAGAGGCTATTGATAAAGATATTAAGACCCGTTGA
- a CDS encoding ComEA family DNA-binding protein produces MMFELFKEIFMKKIIQLISAVLITSLVFSAQAKPASEVIKNKLHRHAAVSTQKTGPVDINTADATLLTTLKGIGVKKAKAIIAYRKKEGNFKSIEALSSVPGISQKTVARLIRNNPHRLVVNP; encoded by the coding sequence TTGATGTTTGAACTGTTCAAGGAGATTTTTATGAAAAAAATAATTCAATTAATTTCAGCGGTATTAATAACTAGCCTTGTTTTTTCAGCACAGGCCAAGCCTGCTTCTGAAGTGATTAAAAATAAACTGCATAGGCATGCAGCCGTGAGTACGCAAAAAACAGGACCTGTCGATATTAACACGGCCGATGCCACTCTATTAACTACGCTTAAAGGCATTGGCGTTAAAAAAGCTAAAGCCATCATCGCCTATCGGAAAAAAGAAGGGAATTTTAAATCAATAGAGGCATTGTCGTCGGTACCCGGCATCAGCCAAAAAACCGTTGCTCGTCTCATAAGAAACAATCCTCATCGCTTAGTGGTTAATCCGTAG